From the genome of Panthera uncia isolate 11264 unplaced genomic scaffold, Puncia_PCG_1.0 HiC_scaffold_340, whole genome shotgun sequence, one region includes:
- the LOC125917963 gene encoding class A basic helix-loop-helix protein 9-like — translation MHRGGPGPGLRGLKGAEGPAEDLGGSCLEAGRDFGVLKENGEAEETASGRKRARPARSKARRMAANVRERKRILDYNEAFNALRRALRHDLGGKRLSKIATLRRAIHRIAALSLVLRASPAPRWHCGHLECHGQAARAGGGGDAGSSPPPPAPPPPGPFAPRCASCSPHTHPGRPRAVAEAQGAAQASAGSWRRGPGAPLAWPRGHPRAGPGLGFQHS, via the coding sequence ATGCACCGAGGCGGGCCGGGACCAGGCCTCAGAGGCCTGAAGGGGGCCGAGGGCCCCGCCGAGGACTTGGGGGGCTCTTGCCTGGAGGCCGGCAGGGATTTTGGGGTGCTGAAGGAGAACGGCGAGGCCGAGGAGACGGCGAGCGGCAGGAAACGCGCCCGGCCGGCGCGCTCCAAGGCGCGGCGCATGGCGGCCAACGTGCGGGAGCGCAAGCGCATCCTGGACTACAACGAGGCCTTCAACGCGCTGCGCAGGGCGCTGCGGCACGACCTGGGCGGCAAGAGGCTCTCCAAGATCGCCACGCTGCGCAGGGCCATCCACCGCATCGCGGCGCTCTCCCTAGTCCTGCGCGCCAGCCCCGCGCCCCGCTGGCACTGCGGGCACCTGGAGTGCCACGGCCAGGCCGCGCGTGCCGGGGGCGGCGGGGACGCGGGCTCCagcccgccgccgcccgccccgccgccccccggCCCCTTCGCGCCGCGCTGCGCCTCGTGTTCCCCGCACACGCACCCGGGACGGCCCAGGGCGGTGGCCGAGGCTCAGGGCGCGGCCCAGGCGTCCGCGGGAAGCTGGCGCCGCGGTCCCGGGGCTCCCTTGGCCTGGCCGCGGGGCCACCCGCGAGCGGGCCCCGGGTTGGGCTTCCAGCACTCCTGA